The following are encoded together in the Salvelinus alpinus chromosome 29, SLU_Salpinus.1, whole genome shotgun sequence genome:
- the LOC139558955 gene encoding acidic leucine-rich nuclear phosphoprotein 32 family member E-like has translation MEMKKRISLELRNRTPAEVAELVVDNCRTSDGEVEGLTDDFKELEFLSMVNVGLTSLAKLPSLPKLRKLELSDNNISGHLETLSEKCPNLTYLNLSGNKIKELSNVEALQNLKNLKSLDLFNCEITTLEEYRESIFELLPQVTYLDGFDQEDNEAPDSEADADDDEGEDGAGPTGDYDDEDDEEEEEVSEGREVGLSYLMKEKIQDEEEDDDDYAEEEDGKEKAGVKGEKRKRDAEDEGEDDDDDDDDDDDDD, from the exons ATGGAGATGAAAAAGAGGATCAGTTTAGAATTGAGGAATAGGACACCAGCGGAG GTGGCCGAGCTGGTGGTGGATAACTGCCGCACCAGTGATGGTGAAGTAGAGGGCCTGACAGATGACTTCAAGGAGCTGGAATTCCTCAGCATGGTCAACGTTGGACTCACCTCCCTGGCAAAGCTACCCTCACTGCCCAAACTGCGCAAG TTGGAGCTGAGTGACAACAACATCTCGGGTCATTTGGAGACACTTTCAGAGAAGTGCCCCAACCTGACGTATCTAAACCTGAGTGGCAACAAGATAAAGGAGCTGAGCAACGTTGAGGCCCTG CAAAATCTGAAGAACCTGAAGAGCCTGGACCTGTTTAACTGTGAAATCACCACACTGGAGGAGTACCGTGAGAGCATCTTTGAGCTGCTGCCTCAGGTCACCTACCTGGACGGCTTCGACCAGGAGGACAACGAGGCCCCTGACTCCGAGGCAGACGCCGATG ATGATGAGGGGGAGGACGGAGCCGGACCGACAGGGGActatgatgatgaagatgacgaggaggaggaggaggtctcGGAAGGACGAGAGGTTGGGCTCTCTTACCTAATGAAGGAAAAGATCCAG gatgaagaggaggatgatgatgactacgcagaggaggaggatggaaaaG AGAAGGCAGGAGTCAaaggggagaagaggaagagggatgctgaggatgaaggggaggatgatgatgatgatgatgacgacgacGATGATGATGACTAG